One segment of Colius striatus isolate bColStr4 chromosome 23, bColStr4.1.hap1, whole genome shotgun sequence DNA contains the following:
- the PAFAH1B2 gene encoding platelet-activating factor acetylhydrolase IB subunit alpha2 isoform X2: MSQGSSNPAAVPHAAEDVQGDDRWMSQHNRFVLDCKDKEPDVLFVGDSMVQLLQQYEIWRELFSPLHALNFGIGGDTTGHVLWRLKNGELENIKPKVIVVWVGTNNHENTAEEVAGGIEAIVRLINTQQPQAKVIVLGLLPRGEKPNPLRQKNARVNQLLKASLPKLPNVQLLDADAGFVHSDGTISYHDMFDFLHLTGGGYAKICKPLHELIMQLLEETPEEKRAPLA; this comes from the exons ATGAGCCAGGGCAGCTCCAACCCCGCAGCTGTGCCTCACGCCGCCGAGGACGTGCAGGGCGATGACAGGTGGATGTCCCAG cacaaTCGCTTTGTCCTGGACTGCAAAGACAAGGAGCCCGACGTGCTGTTCGTGGGCGACTCCatggtgcagctgctgcagcagtatGAG ATCTGGCGGGAGCTCTTCTCACCCCTCCACGCCTTGAACTTCGGCATCGGGGGAGACACCACGGGTCACGTCCTGTGGAGGCTGAAGAACGGGGAGCTGGAGAACATCAAACCCAAG GTCAttgttgtttgggttggaaCCAACAACCACGAAAACACAGCCGAAGAAGTGGCAGGGGGGATCGAGGCCATCGTCCGCCTGATCAACACCCAGCAGCCACAGGCCAAAGTCATTGTGCTG GGCCTGCTACCTCGTGGGGAGAAGCCCAACCCGCTGCGGCAGAAGAACGCCCGTGTGAACCAGCTGCTGAAGGCCTCGCTGCCCAAGCTGCCCAACGTGCAGCTGCTGGACGCCGACGCGGGCTTCGTGCACTCAGACGGCACCATCTCCTACCATGACATGTTCGACTTCCTGCACCTGACGGGAGGGGGCTACGCCAAGATCTGCAAACCCCTCCACGAACTGATcatgcagctgctggaggagaccCCCGAGGAGAAGCGAGCCCCGCTGGCCTGA
- the PAFAH1B2 gene encoding platelet-activating factor acetylhydrolase IB subunit alpha2 isoform X1: protein MESRAQPQPPSSMSQGSSNPAAVPHAAEDVQGDDRWMSQHNRFVLDCKDKEPDVLFVGDSMVQLLQQYEIWRELFSPLHALNFGIGGDTTGHVLWRLKNGELENIKPKVIVVWVGTNNHENTAEEVAGGIEAIVRLINTQQPQAKVIVLGLLPRGEKPNPLRQKNARVNQLLKASLPKLPNVQLLDADAGFVHSDGTISYHDMFDFLHLTGGGYAKICKPLHELIMQLLEETPEEKRAPLA, encoded by the exons ATGGAGTCGCGGGCGCAGCCGCAGCCGCC GAGCAGCATGAGCCAGGGCAGCTCCAACCCCGCAGCTGTGCCTCACGCCGCCGAGGACGTGCAGGGCGATGACAGGTGGATGTCCCAG cacaaTCGCTTTGTCCTGGACTGCAAAGACAAGGAGCCCGACGTGCTGTTCGTGGGCGACTCCatggtgcagctgctgcagcagtatGAG ATCTGGCGGGAGCTCTTCTCACCCCTCCACGCCTTGAACTTCGGCATCGGGGGAGACACCACGGGTCACGTCCTGTGGAGGCTGAAGAACGGGGAGCTGGAGAACATCAAACCCAAG GTCAttgttgtttgggttggaaCCAACAACCACGAAAACACAGCCGAAGAAGTGGCAGGGGGGATCGAGGCCATCGTCCGCCTGATCAACACCCAGCAGCCACAGGCCAAAGTCATTGTGCTG GGCCTGCTACCTCGTGGGGAGAAGCCCAACCCGCTGCGGCAGAAGAACGCCCGTGTGAACCAGCTGCTGAAGGCCTCGCTGCCCAAGCTGCCCAACGTGCAGCTGCTGGACGCCGACGCGGGCTTCGTGCACTCAGACGGCACCATCTCCTACCATGACATGTTCGACTTCCTGCACCTGACGGGAGGGGGCTACGCCAAGATCTGCAAACCCCTCCACGAACTGATcatgcagctgctggaggagaccCCCGAGGAGAAGCGAGCCCCGCTGGCCTGA